A single genomic interval of Mucilaginibacter robiniae harbors:
- a CDS encoding rhamnogalacturonan acetylesterase yields the protein MNKLRNYISWPALLLALVIGSSFVLLKPKPKPTLYLIGDSTVKNGKGKGDGGLWGWGSYLVNYFDTTKIAVENDALGGTSSRTFQTQGLWDKVLVKVKPGDYVIMQFGHNDSSPLDDTARARGTIRGVGEEQKEIYNPIRKIQEVVHSYGWYMRKFVNDAKEKGATVIICSPIPRNSWKEGKINRNNVDSYGQWSAQVAQQTGVYFIDLNQLIADTYDKEGEDKVKSAYFGSKDATHTIEAGAILNAQSVVAGIVKTKGLKLAKYLKD from the coding sequence ATGAATAAACTTCGTAATTACATTAGCTGGCCTGCCTTGCTTTTAGCTTTAGTTATAGGCTCCTCTTTCGTTTTGTTAAAACCCAAACCTAAGCCTACTTTGTATTTGATAGGCGATTCAACCGTAAAAAACGGCAAAGGTAAAGGTGATGGCGGTTTATGGGGATGGGGCAGTTACTTGGTTAATTATTTCGATACCACCAAAATCGCGGTTGAAAATGATGCACTGGGAGGTACCAGCAGTCGTACGTTCCAAACTCAAGGCTTGTGGGATAAGGTGCTGGTAAAAGTTAAACCTGGCGATTACGTGATAATGCAGTTCGGGCACAATGATTCCAGTCCGCTGGATGATACGGCTCGTGCTCGCGGCACCATTAGAGGCGTTGGCGAAGAACAGAAAGAAATTTATAACCCCATTCGTAAAATTCAGGAAGTGGTACACAGCTATGGCTGGTACATGCGCAAATTTGTAAATGATGCCAAGGAGAAAGGCGCTACGGTAATTATCTGTTCGCCTATACCACGCAATAGCTGGAAAGAAGGTAAGATTAACCGTAACAATGTGGATAGCTACGGCCAATGGTCAGCTCAGGTAGCACAGCAAACCGGCGTTTACTTTATCGACCTTAACCAGCTCATAGCCGACACTTACGACAAAGAAGGTGAAGATAAGGTAAAGTCTGCTTATTTCGGCTCTAAAGATGCTACTCATACTATTGAAGCCGGTGCTATATTAAATGCCCAAAGCGTGGTAGCAGGCATTGTAAAAACGAAAGGATTGAAATTAGCTAAATACTTAAAAGATTAA
- a CDS encoding glycoside hydrolase family 28 protein has protein sequence MRKKLALVAILIHALSSASAAIKTKQLLVAPGTLSATSATLIWDKPERQLNISQYHIILNGKEVATSTQCNYTLHDLQPTKAYNCIIRFEDNQGKLLSFGSTVKFKTAFTGKILNVTDFDAKGDGTTINTQSIQKAIDACPKGGTVLIPQGTFLSGALFLKSHMTLEIAKGGVLKGSVNEADYLPFYNNRFEGWEMKTYASLLNAGVMNNKGGYAVEQLSVKGEGTISGGGSALGRAMIEKNGIRSRGRLICLMNCHNVEIQGLQIQDSPCWTIHYIYSKGVTCHDLNIVSTARNGDGLDPDSSDDSYILNCTFSTGDDCIAIKSGKNPEGNVIGKPTRNVRIMDCDFTKGHGISIGSEMSGGVSNVLVQDCHAGALLHGLQIKGTKERGGYVKNITVTDCQLLQITVFSAVNYNNDGAPAPEAPTFENFIFRNIDLSKAVVKEPVIDINGFTDPGHQLRNVTFTNITVPENAKVKINNAEQVKFTDVKSATGNKPQYVVNNSSAITY, from the coding sequence ATGAGAAAAAAGCTTGCTCTTGTTGCTATACTTATCCATGCCTTGAGTTCTGCTTCGGCAGCAATCAAGACCAAACAGCTTCTGGTAGCTCCCGGAACGTTATCAGCAACCTCAGCCACGCTGATTTGGGATAAACCTGAACGTCAGTTAAACATCAGCCAATATCACATTATATTGAATGGAAAAGAGGTTGCAACATCTACCCAATGCAATTATACGCTTCATGACCTGCAACCTACCAAAGCTTACAACTGCATTATTCGGTTTGAAGATAACCAGGGGAAGCTACTATCTTTTGGTAGTACAGTTAAGTTTAAAACAGCATTTACAGGAAAGATATTAAACGTAACAGATTTTGATGCTAAAGGCGATGGCACCACCATCAACACCCAGTCTATTCAAAAAGCTATTGATGCCTGCCCCAAGGGTGGTACGGTTTTGATACCGCAAGGTACTTTTTTGAGCGGAGCCTTATTTTTAAAAAGCCATATGACTCTCGAAATAGCTAAGGGTGGCGTATTAAAAGGCAGCGTTAATGAAGCGGATTATCTCCCTTTTTACAACAACCGTTTTGAAGGTTGGGAAATGAAGACTTATGCTAGCTTGCTTAACGCGGGGGTGATGAATAACAAAGGTGGATACGCGGTAGAACAGCTTTCTGTTAAAGGTGAAGGTACCATTAGTGGTGGTGGAAGCGCGTTAGGTAGAGCCATGATTGAAAAGAACGGCATCCGCAGCCGGGGGCGTTTAATTTGCTTAATGAACTGCCATAATGTAGAAATACAAGGCTTGCAGATACAGGATTCTCCCTGCTGGACTATACATTACATTTACAGCAAAGGCGTAACCTGCCATGACCTAAACATAGTAAGTACTGCCCGTAATGGCGACGGATTGGATCCAGATTCATCTGACGACAGTTATATACTGAATTGCACCTTCTCTACCGGCGATGATTGTATTGCCATCAAATCGGGCAAGAACCCGGAAGGAAATGTAATTGGAAAACCCACCAGAAATGTGAGAATTATGGATTGCGATTTTACCAAAGGTCATGGTATTTCTATCGGCAGTGAAATGTCGGGCGGAGTAAGTAATGTTTTAGTGCAGGATTGCCATGCAGGCGCCTTATTGCATGGCTTGCAGATTAAAGGCACTAAAGAACGTGGCGGCTATGTTAAAAATATAACTGTTACGGATTGCCAGTTGCTTCAAATCACCGTCTTTTCGGCAGTAAACTATAATAACGATGGTGCACCAGCGCCGGAAGCTCCTACTTTTGAAAACTTTATTTTTAGAAATATCGATTTATCAAAAGCAGTAGTAAAAGAACCAGTTATTGATATCAACGGGTTTACAGATCCTGGTCATCAATTACGAAATGTAACGTTTACCAACATTACTGTTCCGGAAAATGCAAAGGTTAAAATTAACAATGCCGAACAAGTGAAATTCACTGATGTAAAATCAGCAACCGGCAATAAACCTCAGTACGTTGTTAATAACAGCAGTGCTATAACCTATTAA
- a CDS encoding rhamnogalacturonan acetylesterase: MIKIPYKLLALAAIVGIWAFAAQPKPTLFLIGDSTVHNNDKVQWGWGTMIKSLFDTSRINISNNAMAGRSTRTFVKEGRWHKVDSLLKPGDFVMMQFGHNEGSVPDTTKAGYRGVLKGTGDEVKELTWPNGTHETVHSYGWYIRQFIRDVKAKHATPVVLSMIPRNEFREGKVLRADKDYGLWAREVAQQEGAYFVDLNQITADKYDQWGADSVKRFFPGDHTHTNQAGALVNAESVVAGLKANTKIDLVKYLKK, translated from the coding sequence ATGATAAAAATACCATACAAACTGCTGGCTTTAGCAGCCATCGTTGGCATTTGGGCATTTGCTGCTCAGCCTAAGCCCACCCTGTTTCTGATTGGCGATTCAACGGTGCACAATAACGATAAGGTGCAGTGGGGCTGGGGCACCATGATTAAATCGTTGTTCGATACTTCCAGAATCAATATCAGCAATAATGCTATGGCCGGGCGCAGTACCCGAACCTTTGTTAAAGAGGGGCGATGGCACAAGGTAGATTCACTGCTAAAACCCGGCGATTTTGTGATGATGCAGTTTGGCCATAATGAAGGCAGTGTACCCGATACTACCAAAGCTGGTTACCGCGGCGTGTTGAAAGGTACTGGTGATGAGGTTAAAGAGTTAACTTGGCCCAATGGTACGCATGAGACGGTGCATAGTTATGGCTGGTACATCCGCCAGTTTATTCGTGATGTGAAAGCTAAGCATGCCACGCCAGTAGTGCTCTCCATGATACCGAGAAATGAGTTTAGAGAAGGCAAAGTGTTGCGAGCCGATAAAGATTATGGTTTGTGGGCCAGAGAAGTAGCTCAGCAGGAAGGTGCTTACTTTGTTGATTTAAATCAAATTACTGCCGATAAGTACGACCAATGGGGAGCCGATTCGGTGAAAAGGTTTTTCCCTGGCGATCATACGCATACCAACCAAGCCGGTGCTTTAGTTAATGCCGAATCGGTAGTGGCGGGATTAAAGGCAAATACCAAAATTGATTTAGTCAAATACTTGAAAAAATAA